From Bordetella flabilis, the proteins below share one genomic window:
- the cphA gene encoding cyanophycin synthetase, translating to MKKKDIEFLDVVALRGPNIWTYRPVLQAWVDIGELEDFPSNTIPGFYERLSTWLPTLIEHRCSPGVRGGFLQRLREGTWPAHILEHVTLELQNLAGLPGGFGKARETATRGVYKVIVRAWQEDVTRAALAAGRDLVMAAMEDRPYDVEDTVARLRRMVDRHCLGPSTACIVDAADDRDIPAIRLFEGNLVQLGYGARQRRIWTAETDRTSAIAEGISRDKDLTKRLLAECGVPVPEGRLVESPEEAWEVAQDIGVPVVVKPYDGNHGRGVFTNLNSQEEIASAYAVAEEEGSGVLVERFVVGNEHRLLVVGGRMVAAARGEPAWVVGDGEHSIEDLIDLQINTDPRRGRGEDCPLNPVRLDSAARLEIARQGYEAASVPAAGRRVLIQRNGNVAFDVTDRVHPEVSHAVTLAARVVGLDVAGVDVVAEDISRPLQAQRGAIVEVNAGPGLLMHLKPADGEPRPVGRAIVDHLFPEGEDGRIPVVGVTGTNGKTVVARLTARLLRLWGKHVGLACSEGLYFNERQVQRGDCADWASGRRVLINRSVDAAVIENSTAVILGQGLAYDRCQVGVVTNLDDGDHLGEYDIRDLDGMYNVLRTQVDVVLPTGAAVLNARDQRLVEMAGLCDGDVVFFGLDPHLSAIASHVALGKRAVYIQDGHVVLAHGSRQERLSEVAAIPLTLQGRVDFQIENVLAAVGAAWALGVPADIIRVGIETFDVERADAPWQFTLVERGRATVVVDGAHNAAALRALIAAAERFPASRRRVVYGAGKDRRDEDLLEQGRLLGDAFDQVVLYDDATVTSRRPAGQARALLRGGAQAGARATAIADEPDHALAIQTMLDSIQPGDFVVVQCDEGNTETTLHLLHRWIEQN from the coding sequence ATGAAAAAGAAAGACATTGAATTTCTCGATGTCGTGGCTTTGCGCGGCCCGAACATCTGGACGTATCGCCCGGTACTGCAGGCCTGGGTCGATATCGGGGAGCTGGAAGACTTCCCGTCCAATACCATCCCGGGATTCTACGAGCGGCTGTCGACGTGGCTGCCTACGCTGATCGAGCACCGCTGCAGCCCCGGCGTGCGCGGCGGTTTCCTGCAGCGCCTGCGCGAAGGCACATGGCCCGCGCATATCCTGGAACATGTCACCCTGGAACTGCAGAACCTGGCCGGGCTGCCGGGCGGCTTCGGCAAAGCACGCGAAACCGCCACGCGCGGCGTCTACAAGGTCATCGTTCGGGCCTGGCAGGAAGACGTCACGCGTGCTGCCCTCGCGGCGGGACGCGACCTGGTGATGGCCGCCATGGAAGACCGGCCGTACGACGTGGAAGACACCGTGGCGCGGCTGCGGCGCATGGTCGACCGGCACTGCCTGGGTCCCAGCACCGCATGCATCGTCGATGCCGCGGACGACCGCGATATCCCGGCCATCCGGCTCTTCGAGGGGAATCTGGTGCAGCTGGGCTATGGCGCCCGCCAGCGCCGCATCTGGACGGCGGAAACCGACCGCACCAGCGCCATCGCCGAGGGAATCTCGCGCGACAAGGACCTGACCAAGCGCCTGCTGGCCGAATGTGGCGTGCCGGTTCCCGAGGGACGTCTCGTCGAGTCGCCCGAAGAGGCCTGGGAAGTCGCGCAGGACATCGGCGTGCCGGTTGTGGTCAAGCCTTACGACGGCAATCATGGCCGCGGCGTCTTCACCAACCTGAACAGCCAGGAAGAGATCGCCTCGGCATATGCCGTGGCCGAGGAAGAAGGCAGCGGTGTCCTGGTGGAACGCTTCGTGGTGGGCAACGAGCATCGGCTGCTGGTGGTGGGCGGCCGCATGGTCGCCGCCGCACGCGGCGAGCCGGCATGGGTGGTCGGCGACGGCGAACACAGCATCGAAGACCTGATCGACCTGCAGATCAATACCGATCCGCGCCGGGGCCGGGGCGAGGACTGCCCCTTGAATCCCGTTCGGCTGGATTCGGCCGCACGGCTTGAAATCGCGCGGCAGGGCTATGAGGCCGCTTCCGTACCGGCCGCCGGACGCCGCGTGCTCATCCAGCGCAACGGCAACGTCGCGTTCGACGTGACCGACCGGGTGCATCCCGAAGTGTCCCATGCCGTGACGCTCGCTGCTCGCGTCGTCGGGCTGGACGTGGCTGGTGTGGATGTCGTGGCGGAGGACATCTCGCGTCCGCTGCAGGCGCAGCGCGGCGCCATCGTGGAGGTGAACGCCGGCCCCGGCCTGCTGATGCACCTGAAGCCGGCCGACGGCGAACCGCGTCCCGTGGGCCGCGCCATTGTCGACCATCTATTTCCCGAAGGCGAAGACGGCCGCATTCCCGTGGTCGGCGTCACGGGCACCAATGGCAAGACGGTGGTGGCGCGCCTGACCGCGCGCCTGCTGCGCCTGTGGGGCAAGCATGTCGGCCTGGCCTGCAGCGAAGGGCTGTACTTCAACGAGCGGCAGGTGCAACGCGGCGATTGCGCGGACTGGGCGAGCGGCCGGCGCGTCCTGATAAACCGTTCCGTGGACGCGGCGGTCATCGAGAACAGCACCGCCGTCATACTGGGCCAGGGCCTGGCCTACGATCGCTGCCAGGTTGGCGTGGTCACCAACCTCGACGATGGCGATCATCTGGGCGAATACGACATCCGCGATCTGGACGGCATGTACAACGTGCTGCGCACGCAGGTCGATGTGGTCCTGCCCACCGGCGCTGCCGTGCTCAATGCCCGCGACCAGCGCCTGGTCGAAATGGCCGGCCTGTGCGACGGCGATGTGGTCTTCTTCGGCCTGGACCCGCACCTGAGCGCCATCGCCTCGCATGTCGCGCTGGGCAAGCGCGCGGTGTACATCCAGGACGGCCATGTCGTGCTGGCGCACGGCAGCCGCCAGGAACGCCTGAGCGAGGTGGCCGCCATTCCGCTGACTCTGCAGGGCCGCGTCGATTTCCAGATCGAGAACGTGCTGGCCGCCGTAGGCGCCGCATGGGCGCTGGGTGTGCCGGCCGACATCATCCGCGTCGGCATCGAGACTTTCGACGTCGAACGCGCCGACGCGCCCTGGCAGTTCACCTTGGTCGAGCGCGGCCGGGCGACCGTGGTGGTGGACGGCGCGCACAATGCCGCCGCGCTGCGCGCGCTGATCGCGGCGGCGGAGCGCTTTCCCGCCAGCCGGCGCAGGGTCGTGTACGGCGCCGGCAAGGACCGGCGCGATGAAGATCTGTTGGAACAGGGACGCCTGCTCGGAGATGCCTTCGACCAGGTCGTACTGTACGACGATGCCACCGTGACGTCGCGCCGCCCTGCCGGCCAGGCGCGCGCGCTCTTGCGCGGCGGCGCGCAGGCGGGCGCCCGCGCCACGGCCATCGCCGACGAACCCGATCACGCCCTGGCCATCCAGACCATGCTGGACAGCATCCAGCCCGGCGACTTCGTCGTCGTGCAATGCGACGAAGGCAACACCGAGACCACCCTGCACTTGCTGCACCGGTGGATCGAGCAGAACTGA
- a CDS encoding ABC transporter ATP-binding protein encodes MKKPVIVPASDGSALPPEWRADMLAQLADGETLIASLALDLDAALKFRNGAVFLTDRAIVAREPGDEQWRRWPYDASTGMAISDHAGVGALELHGPQGRLALWRYTLGRNPAALRLRDAYNRQRDVLLGLSPAGTAPARVCGNCLAALTPEQDHCPGCVPAPVEPPSTWALLRLWRFAVPYQVPLTLGFILTVLATAATLVAPYLTMPLMDEVLIPFQNGVPIDESKVLLYLSGLLGSALLAWVLGWGRTYILAWVSERIGADLRTTTYEHMQHLSLAYFGGKRTGDLIARIGSETDRICVFLSVHLLDFATDVLMIVMTAAILISINPWLALVTLLPLPFIGWMIHAVRDHLRHGFEKVDRVWSEITNVLADTIPGIRVVKAFAQEKREVRRFREANQRNLDVNDRVNKVWALFSPTVTLLTEVGLLVVWVYGIWQVSHREITVGVLAAFLSYIGRFYTRLDSMSRIVSVTQKAAAGAKRIFDILDHVSSVPEPRKPVAMDRVQGRIHLRDVGFRYGNRSVMHGLDLDIEPGTMIGLVGHSGSGKSTLINLICRFYDVSEGAILVDGVDIRSMAIAQYRRNIGLVLQEPFLFFGTIAENIAYGKPEASRDEIVAAARAAHAHEFILRLPHGYDSLVGERGQALSGGERQRISIARALLIDPRILILDEATSSVDTATEKEIQKALDNLVRGRTTIAIAHRLSTLRKADRLVVLDRGRIVEQGNHEQLMAAGGHYHELYQAQARQAEADSAERDEDAPAGDDDLLAGN; translated from the coding sequence ATGAAGAAACCCGTCATAGTCCCTGCTTCCGATGGAAGCGCGCTGCCGCCTGAGTGGCGAGCCGATATGCTTGCCCAGCTGGCCGACGGGGAAACCCTCATTGCGTCGCTGGCACTAGACCTGGACGCCGCCCTGAAGTTCCGCAATGGCGCTGTTTTCCTGACCGATCGGGCCATTGTCGCGCGCGAACCGGGCGATGAACAATGGCGGCGCTGGCCGTACGACGCCAGCACGGGCATGGCGATCTCCGACCATGCAGGAGTGGGCGCGCTCGAGCTGCATGGCCCGCAAGGGCGGCTGGCGCTGTGGCGCTACACCCTGGGCCGCAATCCCGCCGCGCTGCGCTTGCGCGACGCCTATAACCGCCAGCGGGACGTGCTGCTGGGCTTGTCGCCCGCGGGAACGGCGCCCGCGCGCGTATGCGGCAACTGCCTGGCCGCGCTTACGCCAGAGCAGGACCACTGCCCAGGTTGCGTGCCGGCGCCCGTGGAGCCGCCCTCCACATGGGCCCTGCTGCGGCTGTGGCGCTTCGCGGTGCCGTACCAGGTACCGTTGACCCTGGGGTTTATCCTGACTGTCCTGGCCACGGCCGCGACGCTGGTGGCGCCTTACCTGACAATGCCCTTAATGGACGAGGTCCTGATCCCGTTCCAGAACGGCGTGCCGATCGACGAGAGCAAGGTACTGCTGTACCTGTCGGGCCTGCTCGGTTCGGCGTTGCTGGCCTGGGTGCTGGGGTGGGGCCGTACCTATATCCTCGCCTGGGTCAGCGAGCGCATCGGCGCGGACCTGCGCACCACGACCTATGAGCATATGCAGCACCTGTCGCTGGCCTACTTCGGCGGCAAGCGCACCGGGGACCTGATTGCCCGTATCGGCAGCGAGACCGACAGGATCTGCGTTTTCCTGTCGGTGCATCTGTTGGACTTCGCCACCGATGTGCTGATGATCGTGATGACGGCCGCGATCCTGATCTCCATCAATCCTTGGCTGGCGCTGGTCACGCTGTTGCCGCTGCCTTTCATCGGCTGGATGATCCATGCGGTGCGCGATCACCTGCGACATGGTTTCGAGAAAGTGGACCGGGTATGGTCGGAAATCACCAATGTGCTGGCCGATACCATCCCCGGTATCCGCGTGGTCAAGGCCTTCGCGCAGGAAAAGCGCGAGGTGCGCCGCTTCCGCGAGGCCAACCAGCGCAACCTCGACGTCAACGACCGCGTCAACAAGGTGTGGGCGCTGTTTTCGCCTACGGTGACCTTGTTGACGGAGGTCGGCTTGCTGGTGGTGTGGGTCTACGGCATCTGGCAGGTATCGCACCGCGAGATCACGGTAGGCGTGCTGGCCGCGTTCCTGTCGTATATCGGGCGCTTCTACACGCGCCTGGATTCCATGAGCCGCATTGTATCGGTGACCCAGAAGGCGGCCGCCGGCGCCAAGCGGATCTTCGATATTCTGGACCATGTATCGAGCGTGCCGGAGCCGCGCAAGCCGGTTGCCATGGACCGCGTGCAAGGCCGCATCCACCTGCGCGATGTGGGGTTTCGCTATGGCAACCGGTCGGTGATGCATGGACTGGACCTGGATATCGAACCCGGTACGATGATAGGCCTGGTTGGCCACAGCGGGTCGGGCAAGAGCACGTTGATCAACCTGATCTGCCGCTTCTACGATGTGTCGGAAGGGGCGATACTGGTGGACGGCGTCGACATCCGGTCAATGGCCATCGCGCAATACCGGCGCAATATCGGCCTTGTGCTGCAGGAGCCTTTCCTGTTCTTCGGCACCATCGCCGAGAACATCGCCTATGGCAAACCCGAAGCCAGCCGCGACGAGATCGTCGCGGCCGCGCGTGCCGCGCACGCCCATGAGTTCATACTCCGCCTGCCGCATGGCTACGATTCCCTGGTGGGCGAACGCGGCCAGGCCCTTTCCGGTGGCGAACGCCAGCGCATCTCCATCGCGCGCGCCCTGTTGATCGACCCGCGCATTCTTATCCTGGACGAGGCGACCTCGTCGGTGGATACCGCCACGGAGAAGGAAATCCAGAAAGCACTGGACAATCTGGTCCGCGGGCGCACCACCATCGCCATCGCGCACCGGCTCAGCACGCTGCGCAAGGCCGACCGCCTGGTGGTGCTGGACCGTGGCCGTATCGTCGAACAGGGCAACCACGAGCAGCTCATGGCCGCCGGCGGGCACTATCATGAGCTTTACCAGGCGCAGGCCAGGCAGGCCGAGGCCGACAGCGCCGAACGCGACGAAGATGCCCCGGCCGGCGACGACGATCTGCTGGCCGGCAACTGA
- a CDS encoding DUF1854 domain-containing protein has translation MSLITAPDFQLHRNAYGRLVYVGPDGHAIEGVTPVRAFPISAPDGGCSLVDPSGHEVTWIARMDDLPQAMRGLLQEALNARDFMPRIQRIVSVSGYATPSTWTVQTDRGATAFLLRGEEDIRRLAAHALLIADNHGVHYLLPDMRALDKHSRKLLDRFL, from the coding sequence ATGTCCTTGATTACCGCGCCCGACTTCCAGTTGCATCGCAACGCTTATGGACGGCTGGTCTACGTAGGCCCGGACGGCCATGCCATCGAAGGCGTCACGCCGGTGCGCGCGTTTCCGATTTCAGCACCCGACGGCGGATGCTCGCTGGTGGATCCGTCCGGGCACGAGGTGACCTGGATCGCCCGCATGGACGACTTGCCCCAGGCCATGCGCGGCTTGCTGCAGGAAGCGCTGAACGCGCGTGATTTCATGCCTCGCATCCAGCGCATCGTGTCGGTGTCGGGCTATGCCACCCCGAGCACCTGGACAGTACAGACGGATCGCGGCGCCACGGCCTTCCTGCTGCGCGGCGAGGAAGATATTCGCCGGCTCGCGGCCCACGCGCTGTTGATCGCCGACAACCACGGCGTGCACTACCTGTTGCCGGACATGCGCGCGCTGGACAAGCACAGCCGCAAGCTGCTGGACCGTTTCCTGTAG
- a CDS encoding mannitol dehydrogenase family protein, with protein MNAPLPRLNLERLPHLRDHLPALPWKEPGIGIVHLGLGNFHRAHQAMYTEDAMLAAGGDWGICGVSLRRADTRDALAPQDFLYSVLVRDTDGERVRVARALRGILVAPEEPQAVLAAMRDPKVRIVSLTVTEKGYCLDPKTGGLDFSHPLIARDLKDPDHPQSVPGYLVAALRTRREHPFTVLSCDNLAHNGVALRRAVVDYARALDPALGAWIDSEVAFPSTMVDRIVPATSEADRKAAAAALGCADAWPVPSESFRQWVIEDNFPAGRPAWEQAGALLVSDVTPYEVGKLRMLNGCHSTLAYLALLADIDTVDAAIANADLRALLHRMMTDDIAPTLTVPATFDRLSYRDQLLTRLANPALKHRCIQIAMDGSQKLPPRLLGTVSDRLRDGYAVHRLALAVAAWMRFLGGRSERGTALELNDPMADHLRALVSQGEDGLVERLLGVREIFPPALAADLRFVASVRSAFAALAKDGALATARRYATR; from the coding sequence ATGAACGCTCCCCTGCCCCGCCTGAACCTGGAACGACTGCCACACCTGCGCGATCACCTGCCCGCACTGCCGTGGAAGGAGCCCGGCATCGGCATCGTGCACCTGGGGCTGGGCAATTTCCACCGGGCCCACCAGGCCATGTACACGGAGGACGCCATGCTGGCCGCCGGCGGCGACTGGGGCATATGCGGCGTATCGCTGCGCCGCGCCGACACGCGCGACGCGCTGGCGCCGCAGGATTTCCTCTACAGCGTGCTGGTCCGCGACACGGACGGCGAGCGAGTCCGCGTCGCCCGCGCGCTGCGCGGCATCCTGGTCGCTCCGGAAGAACCGCAGGCCGTGCTCGCCGCCATGCGCGATCCCAAGGTAAGGATCGTCTCTCTTACCGTGACGGAGAAAGGCTATTGCCTGGACCCGAAGACCGGCGGACTGGATTTTTCGCATCCGCTCATCGCGCGCGACCTGAAGGACCCGGATCATCCGCAAAGCGTGCCGGGTTATCTGGTGGCGGCGCTGCGCACGCGCCGCGAGCATCCCTTTACGGTACTGTCCTGCGACAACCTGGCGCACAACGGCGTGGCCCTGCGCCGTGCGGTCGTGGATTACGCGCGCGCCCTTGATCCGGCGCTCGGCGCATGGATCGACAGCGAAGTGGCTTTTCCCTCCACCATGGTCGATCGCATCGTACCGGCCACCTCGGAGGCCGACCGCAAGGCCGCCGCCGCGGCGTTGGGATGCGCGGACGCCTGGCCCGTGCCCAGCGAGAGCTTCCGGCAGTGGGTCATCGAGGACAATTTCCCGGCGGGACGCCCGGCCTGGGAACAGGCCGGCGCCCTGCTGGTGAGCGACGTCACGCCCTATGAGGTCGGCAAGCTGCGCATGCTGAACGGCTGCCATTCCACCTTGGCCTACCTGGCGCTGCTGGCGGACATCGACACGGTCGACGCCGCCATCGCCAACGCGGACTTGCGCGCCCTGCTGCACCGCATGATGACCGACGACATCGCGCCCACGCTGACCGTGCCGGCGACCTTCGACCGGCTGTCCTATCGCGACCAATTGCTGACCCGCCTTGCCAACCCGGCGCTCAAGCATCGCTGCATACAGATCGCCATGGACGGCAGCCAGAAGCTGCCTCCCCGGCTGCTGGGCACGGTGTCCGACCGCTTGCGGGACGGTTATGCCGTGCACCGCCTGGCGCTCGCCGTGGCCGCATGGATGCGGTTCCTCGGCGGCCGTTCCGAACGAGGCACGGCCTTGGAACTGAACGACCCCATGGCCGATCACCTGCGCGCACTGGTCAGCCAGGGTGAAGATGGACTCGTGGAGCGCCTGCTCGGCGTGCGGGAAATCTTTCCCCCGGCGCTGGCGGCGGACCTGCGCTTTGTCGCCAGCGTGCGATCGGCCTTCGCCGCGCTGGCGAAGGACGGGGCACTGGCGACGGCGCGTCGCTACGCCACGCGCTGA
- the manD gene encoding D-mannonate dehydratase ManD has translation MKIIHAEVIVTCPGRNFVTLKVVTDQGVYGIGDATLNGRELAVASYLKDHVCPVLIGRDPRNIEDTWQYLYKGAYWRRGPVTMSAIAAVDMALWDIKGKMAGMPLYQLLGGASRERVMVYGHATGRDLPEALDKYAEHIDQGFQAIRIQCGVPGMQSVYGVTKGGGAYEPATKGWPQEESWSSEKYLDFIPRLFEAVRDRFGFETHLLHDVHHRLTPIEAARLGKALEPYRLFWMEDPTPAENQEAFRLIRQHTVTPIAVGEIFNSIWDCKQLIEEQLIDYIRTTVTHAGGITHMRRIADFASMYQVRTGAHGPSDLSPVCMGAALHFDLWVPNFGVQEYMGYPQAALDVFPHAWEFRQGSMHPGDAPGLGVDIDEKLAARYPYEPAYLPVARLEDGTLWNW, from the coding sequence ATGAAAATTATCCATGCCGAGGTCATCGTCACGTGCCCCGGCCGCAATTTCGTTACCTTGAAAGTGGTCACGGACCAGGGCGTGTACGGCATCGGCGATGCCACGCTGAACGGGCGCGAACTCGCCGTCGCGTCGTACCTGAAGGATCATGTCTGCCCAGTCCTGATCGGACGTGACCCGCGCAACATCGAAGACACGTGGCAGTACCTCTACAAGGGGGCGTACTGGCGACGCGGGCCCGTGACGATGTCGGCCATCGCGGCGGTCGACATGGCGCTGTGGGACATCAAGGGAAAGATGGCGGGCATGCCGCTCTACCAACTGCTGGGCGGCGCTTCGCGCGAGCGTGTGATGGTCTATGGCCACGCCACGGGCCGCGATCTGCCGGAAGCGCTGGACAAGTATGCGGAGCATATCGACCAAGGTTTCCAGGCCATACGCATCCAGTGCGGCGTGCCCGGCATGCAATCGGTCTATGGGGTCACCAAGGGTGGAGGGGCGTACGAACCCGCGACCAAGGGTTGGCCCCAAGAGGAGTCCTGGTCCAGCGAAAAGTACCTGGACTTCATCCCACGGCTGTTCGAGGCGGTGCGCGACCGGTTCGGCTTCGAAACCCACCTGCTGCATGACGTGCATCATCGGCTCACGCCTATCGAGGCCGCCCGGCTGGGCAAGGCCCTGGAGCCTTATCGCCTGTTCTGGATGGAAGATCCCACGCCAGCGGAGAACCAGGAGGCTTTTCGCCTGATCCGCCAGCACACCGTGACGCCCATCGCGGTGGGGGAGATTTTCAACAGTATCTGGGACTGCAAGCAGTTGATAGAGGAACAACTGATCGACTACATCCGCACCACGGTCACCCATGCCGGCGGCATCACGCATATGCGCCGCATCGCCGATTTCGCCTCGATGTACCAGGTGAGGACGGGCGCCCACGGGCCGTCGGACCTGTCGCCGGTCTGCATGGGCGCGGCGCTGCACTTCGACCTGTGGGTGCCCAATTTCGGGGTGCAGGAATACATGGGCTACCCGCAGGCCGCCCTGGATGTATTTCCCCATGCCTGGGAATTCCGGCAAGGCAGCATGCACCCGGGCGATGCGCCCGGACTGGGCGTGGATATCGACGAAAAACTGGCGGCCCGCTACCCCTATGAGCCGGCCTATCTGCCGGTGGCGCGGCTGGAAGACGGCACGCTGTGGAATTGGTAG
- a CDS encoding MFS transporter → MSTLRSAAVQPAPTNAPTTMLRRAAVASTIGTAAEYYDFFVYATAAVLFFGKLFFPSSDPMVGTFAAFATYAVGFLARPIGGVVFGHFGDRLGRKKALVVTILIVGLGTFVIGLMPTYDEIGFWAPLALVLIRILQGFGVGGEQAGAVLMTAEYAPRQRRGFYASWVQLGAPAGFLLPAGLFALLTSTLTETQMLAWGWRIPFLLSLLLVIIGLYVRLRIDESPVFDEIRKTRAVESRPVVEVLRAYPGIITKGVFAKLVEACAFAMYSTIVLAYGKANHLNDAWLLQSILLAVGIELCTIPLAGWLSDKFGRRPVYMAGAVVQIIMVVPFFLMLDSGSRLLTHLAMILVLSVGHALSYSPQASMFPELFPTRVRCSGIALIWQIGSLIGSGILGLLAVKIIQLSGGHYAGLAVYMLVLGVASLLALRLLPETAPVGRGGTDLHDWGQR, encoded by the coding sequence ATGAGCACCCTACGCAGCGCGGCCGTCCAGCCCGCGCCTACGAACGCGCCGACCACCATGCTGCGGCGTGCCGCCGTGGCGTCGACCATCGGCACCGCGGCCGAGTACTACGACTTTTTCGTCTATGCCACGGCGGCGGTGTTGTTCTTCGGCAAGCTGTTCTTTCCGAGTTCGGACCCCATGGTGGGGACGTTCGCGGCATTCGCCACCTATGCGGTGGGCTTTCTCGCGCGGCCGATTGGCGGCGTGGTGTTCGGGCACTTCGGTGACCGGCTGGGCCGCAAGAAGGCGCTGGTCGTGACCATCCTGATCGTCGGGTTGGGCACTTTCGTCATCGGCCTGATGCCGACGTATGACGAGATCGGCTTCTGGGCGCCGCTGGCCCTGGTCCTGATCCGCATCCTGCAGGGTTTCGGCGTGGGCGGCGAACAGGCCGGGGCCGTGCTGATGACGGCCGAGTATGCGCCGCGCCAGCGCCGCGGTTTCTACGCGAGCTGGGTGCAATTGGGCGCCCCGGCGGGGTTCCTGCTCCCGGCGGGCCTGTTCGCGCTGCTGACCTCCACGCTCACGGAAACCCAGATGCTGGCATGGGGGTGGCGCATCCCCTTCCTGCTTAGCCTGCTGCTGGTCATCATCGGCCTGTATGTGCGCTTGCGCATCGACGAATCGCCGGTGTTCGACGAGATCCGCAAGACCCGCGCGGTGGAGTCGCGGCCGGTGGTGGAAGTCCTGCGGGCCTACCCCGGCATCATCACCAAGGGCGTGTTCGCCAAGCTGGTCGAGGCATGCGCCTTCGCCATGTACAGCACCATCGTGCTGGCCTACGGCAAGGCCAACCACCTCAACGATGCGTGGCTGCTGCAAAGCATCCTGCTGGCCGTCGGCATCGAGCTGTGCACCATCCCGTTGGCCGGCTGGCTTTCGGACAAATTCGGCCGCCGCCCGGTGTATATGGCAGGCGCGGTCGTGCAGATCATCATGGTGGTGCCGTTCTTCCTGATGCTGGATTCGGGCAGCCGGCTGTTGACCCACCTGGCCATGATCCTGGTCCTGTCGGTGGGCCACGCCTTGTCCTATTCACCCCAGGCCTCGATGTTCCCGGAGCTGTTTCCGACGCGCGTGCGATGCAGCGGCATCGCCCTGATATGGCAGATCGGCTCGTTGATCGGCAGCGGCATCCTCGGCCTGTTGGCGGTCAAGATCATCCAACTGAGCGGCGGCCACTACGCGGGGCTGGCGGTCTATATGCTGGTGCTCGGGGTGGCATCGCTGCTGGCATTGCGCCTGCTGCCGGAGACGGCCCCGGTAGGCCGCGGCGGCACCGACCTGCATGACTGGGGCCAGCGCTGA
- a CDS encoding GntR family transcriptional regulator: MVTARKTSNGGLALLPALAGTLAPVNQQIYRALREAIVKGIFPPGSPLSEKDISERFGVSRQPVREAFIKLGEAGLVQVLPQRGTFVMRISPKRVEDGRFIREAVEVAVAARAAQHVTAAQLDAMAEQLALQRRAARDNDTAAFLDLDDAFHQAIAGAADCPSVWQTIENIKANMDRVRYLSLGEVSPLPMLIAQHEAIFQALHAGDPQAAQAAMQHHLRELTMSYAPIRARNPDWFGAEDV, translated from the coding sequence ATGGTGACCGCGCGCAAGACATCGAACGGCGGGCTGGCTTTGCTGCCCGCCTTGGCCGGGACCCTCGCGCCGGTCAACCAGCAGATCTACCGCGCGTTGCGCGAAGCCATCGTCAAGGGCATCTTCCCGCCCGGGTCGCCGCTGTCGGAAAAGGACATCTCCGAGCGATTCGGTGTATCGCGCCAACCGGTGCGCGAAGCCTTCATCAAATTGGGCGAGGCCGGCCTGGTGCAGGTGTTGCCGCAGCGCGGCACCTTCGTGATGCGCATTTCGCCCAAGCGCGTGGAGGATGGGCGTTTCATCCGCGAAGCGGTCGAAGTCGCCGTGGCGGCGCGCGCGGCGCAACACGTCACGGCTGCGCAGCTCGACGCCATGGCCGAGCAGCTGGCGCTGCAGCGCCGCGCCGCGCGGGACAACGATACGGCCGCCTTCCTCGACCTGGACGACGCGTTTCACCAGGCGATCGCCGGCGCCGCGGACTGTCCCTCGGTATGGCAGACCATCGAGAACATCAAGGCGAATATGGACAGGGTGCGTTATCTTAGCCTGGGCGAGGTCTCGCCCCTGCCGATGTTGATCGCGCAGCACGAGGCGATATTCCAGGCCCTGCATGCCGGCGATCCGCAGGCCGCGCAAGCCGCCATGCAGCACCATCTGCGGGAACTGACCATGTCGTACGCGCCGATACGCGCGCGCAATCCGGATTGGTTCGGCGCGGAGGACGTGTAA